Below is a genomic region from Leifsonia sp. Root112D2.
GCGGTCACGCGTGACGAAACCCTTGTTCTCGAGCCGCGAGAGCACGGTGAGTACCGTCGTCGCGGCCAGTGACTTGCCCGCATCTGCCGCCGTTCGCTGGGCGAGTTCATCCCGCAGGGCGACGGCCGAGAGCGCGCCGTCGCTGTCCCAGAGAACATCCATCACGCTGCGTTCGAGATCACCGAGTGTTGCCATGGAACCGATTCTATCGGTAATTCTACGGCGTGTAGAAAATTACTTCTACACGTGGTAGAACTGAAATGTTCTACACGCCGTAGAAGACGACAGGAGGCGTTGTGCACGCGATGGATCTGGACCCGCTGCTGATAGCACGGTGGCAGTTCGGCATCACAACGGTCTACCACTTCTGGATGGTGCCACTCACGATAGGCCTCGGGCCGATCGTGGCCTTCATGCAGCATCGCTGGCACGTCACCGGCGACGATCGCTACTACCGCATGACCAAGTTCTGGGGAAAGCTTTACCTCATCAACTTCATCGTGGGTGTGGCCACCGGCCTCGTGCAGGAGTTCCAGTTCGGCCTCGCGTGGAGCGAATACAGCAAGTTCGTCGGCGATGTCTTCGGTGCTCCGCTGGCGATGGAGGCACTGCTCGCCTTCTTTGTGGAGTCGACGTTCCTGGGGCTGTGGATATTCGGCTGGGGCAAGCTGCCGAAGAAGGTCCACCTGGCATGCCTGTGGGTCGCCGTGGCCGGCTCCACCCTCTCGGCCTACTTCATCATCGTCGCGAACTCGTGGATGCAGCATCCGGTCGGTGTCGAGCTGCACAACGGGCGCCCGGTGATGACGGATGTCTGGGCCATCCTGGGCAACAACACCGCTGTCGCCGCGTTCACCCACACCATCTTCGGCTCGCTCGGCGCGGCAGGGGCGTTTTTGCTCGGCATCGCCTGGTACCAGCTCTGGCAGCGTCGCCGCGACGGAATCGATACGGTCGATGCCACCGGGCGCGTCGTCGTGGGCGAGGCACCCGAGATTCGCGGGCGCGACGCCCGCGACCACCGGGTATGGCTGGGTTCGCTGCGCATCGGCGCCGTCGTCGCGATAGTCGCGTTCGGCGGCCTGGCCATCACGGGCGACATTCAGGGCAAGCTCATGTTCGTGCAGCAGCCCATGAAGATGGCCGCCGCCGAGGCCGCCTGCCACACGGGCACGAGCTTCTCGGTGCTCTCGATCGGCGATCCGGGTTCGCGTGACTGCTCGGGTGTTGTCGGCGTCATCGAGATTCCCGGAGTGCTCTCGTTTCTCGCGAACGGCAACTTCGACACCCCGGTCAAGGGGGTCAACCAGCTCGTGCCGGAATACCAGCAGAAATACGGCACGACACTGCCCGACAACCCGCTCTACGGCGCACGCGCCGGCGAGACGATCCATTACGTGCCCATCATGGAGGTCACGTACTGGGGCTTCCGCATCATGATCGGCTTCGGTGCCCTCGCCGCCTTCGCGGCCGCCGTCGCACTCTGGCTGACCCGAAAGGGCACGGTGCCCCGCTTCAAGTCGCTCATGCTGCTTGCCGTCATCGGCATCGCCGCACCGTTCATTGCGAACTCAGCGGGCTGGATCTTTACGGAGATGGGCAGGCAGCCGTTCGTGGTGGCCCCTAACCCGAGCGGGGTAGACGGCGTCTTCATGTTCACCGCCGCGGCGGTCTCACCCGGAGTGAGCTTCGGCGAGATCCTGTTCTCGCTCATCGCCCTCGGCAGCGTGTACGCCGTTCTGCTCGTGTTCGAACTGCGGCTCCTGATCCGCTACGTGCGCGGCGGAGTCGCGAGCGCCCTGCCTGAACTCGGTGACCACAAAACAGACGGAACCGGTTCCAGCGGCGGCGGCGGCGCATCCGACGACGATGTGCTCGCTTTCGCGTACTGAGCTCGCAGACTGAGAAGGAGTTAAGAAAATGGATGTTCTGCCCTCACTGTGGTTCGTGGCTATCGCCGTGCTCTGGACCGGCTATCTCTTTCTCGAGGGCTTCGACCTCGGCGTCGGCATGCACCTGCTGTTCTCCGCGCGGAGCGAGAACCAGAAGCGGGTCATGCTGAACGCGATAGGCCCCGTCTGGGACGGCAACGAGGTGTGGCTCATCACGGCCGCCGGCGCCACCTTCGCGGCGTTCCCGATGTGGTACGCCTCGCTCTTTTCGAGCCTGTACCTGCCGCTCGTGATCCTGCTGCTGGGCCTCATCTTTCGTGCCGTGGCCATCGAGTTCCGTGGCAAGGGACATACCGAGCGCTGGAAGCGCGGCTGGGATCTCGCCCTCGGTCTGGGTTCGCTCGTCTCGGCGTTCGGCATCGGTGCGATGCTCGCGCTCACGACGACCGGCATTCCGCTCGACGCCAACGGTGACAGGGTGGGCGGGGCATTCGCCTGGTTCAACGGCTATGCGGTCATCGGCGGTCTCGCCGTCGTCGGGTTCAGCCTCGTGCATGCGTCGGCCTTTCTCGCACTCAAGACGGATGGCGAGGTGCGCCTCTTCGGTCGCCGCTTCTTCCGCATTGCGGCACCAATCGCGCTGCTTCCGCTCGTCGCGTGGGTGTTGGGCGTGCAGTTCATGAATGGAACCGAGCTCACGTGGGGGCTCGTTGTCGTCGCCGTGGCGGCCGCCGTCATCGCCTGGTTCGCCAATCGCGCCGGTCGTGAGGGCTGGGCGTTCCTCAGCCTCGGCGTGTTTCTCGTCGCGGGCGCGGCATCCATCTTCGCCGCCAGTTACCCGGTGGTACTGCCCTCGACCCTCAACTCGGCCTGGGACCTCACGATCAGCAACGCCGCGTCGTCGTCATACACGCTCGGTGTCATGACGGTGGTCGCCTGCTTCGGCCTGCCGCTTGTGCTGCTCTACCAGGGCTGGACGTACTGGGTCTTCCGTAAGCGCGTCAGCGGGGCGCACATTCCCGACGCGCGCCCGGTCACGCCCGCGGTCAGGTCGTCATGAAAGGTCTCGACCGGCGCAGCCTGTACCTGCTCGGGCTGTTGAGCGCGCTACGCGGCCTCAGCCTGGTGGTGATGGCGGATGCCGTCGCCAGCGGCATCGTGAGCGTCATCGCCGGTACGCAGGCCTGGCGCGCATGGCTGGCCTGGGGGCTCGCATCCGCGGTGCTGCGCGCACTGATCACGTGGGCTCACCGCGTGGTGGCGGCCCGCGCGCTGCTGGGCACGAAGGAGAAGCTTCGCGCAGAACTGGCCGAGAAACTCGTGGCGCAGCCCGGTCCACCACTCGGCGCGTCGTCGACCCTCGCCACACAGGGACTCGACGAACTCGACAAATACATCACGGTCTTTCTGCCCGCCCTCGTGGATGCGGCGGTCGTGCCCCTGCTCGTGGGCGCCCGCATCCTGTTCGCCGACTGGATCAGTGCGGCCATCATCGTCGTCACGGTTCCTCTCATCCCGGTGTTCATGGCGCTCATTGGCATGCACACGCGCGAACGCGTCAGCGCGGCGACGGATGCTCTCGCCCGTCTCTCGGAACACCTGGTGGAACTCGCGCGCGGACTTCCCGTGCTCGTGGGGCTCGGGCGGGCCCAGGAGCAGACGCTCGCGCTGCGCACCATCTCGGAGCGGTACCGCGAGAAGACGGTGCAGACGCTGCGCACCGCGTTCCTCTCCTCGCTCGCGCTCGAGCTGATCGCCACAATCTCCGTCGCCCTCGTCGCCGTCACCATCGGCGTTCGCCTCGTCTCTGGCGACATGCCGCTCGAGATCGGCCTGCTGGTGCTCGTGCTCGCGCCCGAGTGCTATACGGCATTTCGTGAGATCGGCACGGCTTTCCATGCATCCCAGGACGGCAAGGAGGCGCTGACCCGGGTGAACGCGGTGCTCGAGGTGCCTGCCCCGATTCTCGATGCGAGCGGTGCCACGGGCGCGGTTCGGGTGCGAGGGTTGCGGGTTACGTACTCCGGTCGTGACAGGCCCGCGGTCTCCGGCCTCAGTTTCACCGCAGCAGCTGGCGAGATTACCGTGCTCGACGGCGCGAGCGGCGCCGGCAAGTCCACGATCTTCGCCGTGCTCACGGGCAGCCTCAGCGACTCCGAGGACGGCGCGCGGGTGATCGGGCAGGTCGCGGGAGTGGATGGCGAGCGGCTTGCGTGGCTGCCGCAGCATCCGAAGTATGTGGCTGGCAGCGTGCTACGCGAACTGCTCGTGTACGGCGAGGGGGTACCGGATGCCGCCGCCTCCGCCGCGCGTCTGCTCACCCAGCTGTCTCTGGCGCACCTCGCGAATGCCGACCCGGCCCGACTCAGCCCGGGGGAGCTGCGCCGGCTGGCCTTCGCCCGGGTGCTTCTGCGGGTCGAGGCCGGCGCGCGGCTCGTGCTGCTGGACGAGCCGACCGCACATCTCGACACGGCAAGCGCCGACATCCTGATTGCGGCCATCGCCGCACTGCGGCGCCGGGTGACGGTGATCGTCGCCTCACACGATCCCGCCGTGCGCGCGCTTGCGGAGAATACGGTGCTCGTGAGCGGGCGGGCGGCCACGGTCGCCCACGCTGAGCGAGCCGAGCGTGCGACCGCGAGCCTGCCCGCGCCACTGTCCGCGTCCGCGCCCGTGCCCGTGCAGGCGCACCAGAACCGCCCGGCGACCGCCGCATGGCCACATCCGCTCCGCGAGTTGGGCGCCTTCCTGCGCCCCGTCGCGGGCCGTATCGCTGCCGCGATTGTGCTCGGCACCTTCGCCACCCTGTTCGCCATCTCGCTGACCGCGCTCTCCGGCTGGCTGATCGTGCGCGCCAGCCAGCATCCGCCCATCATGTATCTGCTCGTCGCCATCGTGGGGGTGCGCTTCTTCGGAATCGGCCGCGCCGTGCTGCGCTACGCGGACCGCCTGGTGAGTCACGAGGCCATCTTCGCCGCGGTCACGACGATGCGCATGCGGCTCTGGACTGCGCTGGCCAGGCACGGAGCACGCAATCGGGCACTGCTCACGGGGTCGAACGCCCTCGACAGGCTCATTCGCGATGTCGATCAGGTGAGAGACCTCTCGATCCGTGTGATCATGCCACCGGTCGCCGGGTTGCTCACGGCTGTCGCAGCTATCACCGCGCTGGGCATCGTCTACCCGCCGGCAGTCCCGCTGTTCGTCGCCCTCGGGGCGATCACCGTGGTGATGGCGCCCGCGGTGGCGCTCGGCGCCGATCGTGCGGCGGCACGGGGGCAGCAGCAGCTGCGTTCACGGGTGCTGCGGCGCTTCGCCGCCATGCTCGCCTCGGCCGACGAGCTGCGCGCGAACGCCGTCGATGGCGTGGTGCGTCGCCAGCTGCGCCAACTCGACGCGCGGGCAAGCGGTGTTGCCCGCCGCAGCGCCTGGGCTCTCGGTCTCGGCAACGCCCTGGTCGTGCTGGCCTGTTGCGCCGTCGCGATTCTCATTTTGCCGCTCACGGCCGCCGCCGTGGCCGATGGCACATTGGCGCCCGAGCTCGTCGCCGTGCTCGTGCTCACGCCGCTCGCCCTCATCGACTCGATGCTCGACGTGGTCGCCGCCATTCAGCAGTGGCCGGCGCTGCGTGAGGTGCTGGGCCGCGTGTCCACATTGACGGCGGGGGAGAAGGCGAGAGCCGGTGACCTCGCTGATGGCCTCGCCGATGACCTCACTGGCGAGCCCGCCTCGATGCCGGCTGTCACGAGCATCCGGCTCGACGACGTGTCGGCGCGCTGGCCTGGGGCATCCGCACCGGTGTTCGAGCACGTGCACGCCCACGTTCGCCGTGGCGAGTGGCTCGTCGTGTCCGGGCCGTCGGGAAGCGGCAAGACCACGCTGCTCACGCTGCTGCTCGGCCATCTGCGCCCCGAAACGGGCCGCTACCTGGTGAATGACACGGATGCGACGACGCTCGATTCCGAGAATCTGCGCCGATCTTTCGCCTGGTGCCCACAGGAGGGTCACCTGTTCAACTCGACGCTACGCGCCAACCTGCTGCTCGCGCGAGGCCGCGAGGATGCGCCTGATGCCGCGGAGATGACGGCAGTACTGCGTCGCGTCGGCCTCGGCCCACTCCTCGACACGCTTCCACAGGGTCTCGACACGGTACTCGGCCCGTCGGGCGGCCACCTCTCCGGGGGAGAGCGGCAGCGTGTCGCCGTGGCGCGCACGCTGTTGACCCGCGCCGACGTGATTCTCCTCGACGAGCCCACCGCGCACCTCGACGAGGAGGCGGCCGAGTCGTTGATGGCCGATCTGCGCGTCGCCCTCGCCGAGAAGATCACGGTACTCGTCACGCACCAACCGGTGGGCGTGCTGCCCGGGGACCAGAGGCTGCGGCTCGACGAGGCAGACGGGGTCTTTGCTGACCGCTCGCGACGCAATGTCGGTGCTGCTGCCTAGACTTGAATTCATGGAAGCCACGCGCGCGGTGCGCCCTTTTGAGGTCATCAGCGAATACTCACCGAGCGGCGACCAGCCGCAGGCGATCGCCGAGTTGGCGGCCCGCATCAACGCGGGCGAGACGGATGTCGTGCTGCTCGGCGCTACGGGAACCGGCAAGTCCGCAACCACGGCCTGGCTCATCGAGCAGGTGCAACGGCCCACACTGGTGCTCTCGCACAACAAAACACTGGCCGCACAGCTCGCCAACGAGTTCCGCGAGCTCATGCCCAACAACGCCGTCGAATACTTCGTCTCGTATTACGACTACTACCAGCCCGAGGCATACGTTCCCCAGACAGACACTTTCATCGAGAAGGATTCCTCGGTCAACGCCGAGGTCGAGCGGCTTCGGCACTCCACCACCAACTCGCTGCTCAGCCGGCGCGACGTCGTGGTGGTGTCCACGGTCTCCTGCATCTACGGTCTCGGCGCCGCAGAAGAATACCTCGAGGCCATGGCAGCCCTGCAGGTGGGCCAAAGAATCCCTCGAGACGTGCTCATCCGCAAGTTCGTGGGCATGCAGTACCAGCGCAACGACGTGGACTTCTCGCGCGGCAAGTTCCGTGTGCGCGGCGACACCATCGAGATCATCCCGATGTACGAGGAGCATGCGATTCGCATCGAGATGTTCGGCGACGAGATCGAGGCACTGTACGCGCTGCATCCGCTCACCGGTGAGGTCATCACGACCATGGATGCCGTCTCCGTGTTTCCGGCGACGCACTACGCCGCCAGCCCCGAGACGATGCAGCGCGCCATCGGCACGATCCAGACCGAGTTGCACGAGCGGCTGATCGAACTCGAGCGCGAGGGCAAGCTGCTGGAGGCCCAGCGACTGCGCATGCGCACCACCTTTGACATCGAGATGATGGAGCAGATCGGTTTCTGCTCCGGCATCGAGAACTACTCCCGTCACATGGACGGGCGCGTGGCGGGCGAGCCGCCGAACTGCCTGCTCGACTATTTTCCCGACGACTTCCTCATCGTGATCGACGAATCCCACGTAACAGTTCCACAGATCGGCGCCATGTACGAGGGCGACGCGTCACGCAAGCGCACGCTCGTCGAACACGGCTTCCGGCTGCCGAGCGCCCTCGACAACCGCCCGCTCAAGTGGAACGAGTTCAAGGAACGCGTCGGCCAGACCGTCTATCTCTCAGCGACCCCCGGTCGATACGAGATGGGCATCGCCGACGGCGTCGTGGAACAGATCATCCGCCCCACCGGCCTCATCGACCCCGAGATCGTGCTGAAGCCCACCAAGGGCCAGATCGACGATCTGCTCGAGGAGATCCACCTGCGCACCGAGCGCAACGAACGCGTTCTGGTCACCACCCTCACCAAGAAGATGGCCGAAGAACTCACGTCGTTCCTCGCCGAGGCTGGCGTTCGTGTGCGCTACCTGCACTCGGATGTCGACACGCTGCGCCGTGTGGAACTCCTCACCGAGTTGCGGGCCGGCGTCTACGATGTGCTCGTGGGCATCAACCTGTTGCGCGAGGGCCTCGATCTGCCCGAGGTGTCGCTCGTGGCGATCCTCGACGCAGATAAGGAGGGCTTTCTGCGCTCCTCCACCTCGCTCATCCAGACCATCGGTCGCGCCGCCCGCAACGTATCCGGCCAGGTGCACATGTATGCCGATGTCGTCACGGACTCCATGGCGAAGGCCATCGACGAAACCAACCGTCGTCGCGAGAAGCAGGTCGAGTACAACACCGAACACGGCATCGACCCGACGCCGCTGCGCAAACGCATCGCCGACATCACCGACATTCTGGCTCGCGAGGGTGCAGACACCGCTCAGATGCTCGCCAAGCGCAACTCCGCCAACCAGGGCACGGGCAAGAAACGCAGCCCGACACCCAATCTGCGCCACGTGGGCATCGCCGCCGAGGGGGCCAACGAACTCGAATCGATCATCGCCGACCTCAACGACCAGATGCTGGCCGCGGCCGGCGAACTCAAGTTCGAGCTGGCGGCCCGTCTGCGCGACGAGCTCTCTGACCTGAAGCGAGACCTGCGCCAGATGGAAAAGGCCGGCCATGCCTGACACCGGCTGCCGCCTGCGATGCTGAGGCGGCACCGCACCACCATCGTGTGTGCGGTGCTCGGGCTCGTTCTCATCGTCGGGGCCGCGCTGCAGGGGGCACCTGAGTTCACGGGGCTGCGCTGGGATCCAACCGCCGCGCTGCCTCCGGCCGGGATCAAGCCGACCATGCCGAACCTTCCTTCGGCATCGAGCTCACCCGGGTCTCCGCCACCGGCTCACACGCCGTTCACACTCGACCTGACCCCCGTGTTGTGGATCATCGCCGCGATCATCGCGTTCCTCGTGGTCATCGCCTTCCTGCGCTGGTGGGCACGCCGACCACCTCGACAGCAGCCCGCCCTGCTCGATGCGGAGGTCAGCGCCACGGCTGACCTCGAGCCTCAGGACGAGGGGAGCACGATTCCGGACGCGCCGACGATGCGCCGCGGCTTCGCCCACGCCTTGCGCATCCTGAACGACGAACGCGAACCCCACGACGCGATAGTCAAGGCCTGGCTCGGCCTGCAGGAGGCGGCAGAAGAATCCGGCATCCAGCGACGAGCCGCCGAGACGCCCACGGAATTCACCTCGCGCATCGTCGCCCAGAAACCGGCCGACGAGGCGCCGGTGGCCGCGCTGCTCGGTCTCTATCTTCGCGTGCGCTTCGGCGACCACCCGGCGACGCAGGCGGACGTCATGCAGGCACGCCAGGCCTATGAGACGCTCGCCACGTCATGGGCGCCCGTGCACGTGAACCGCGACGCAGGCGGCCCTTCGTGAGCATCCGCATGGTCTTCGCATGGCTTGGTGCACGCCGAAACCGTCAGCGCGTCATTCTCGTCGCCCTGGCCGCCGTCATTATCTCTGGCATCTGCTGGTACATCGGCATGGACACGGTGCACGCGATCACTGTGGCGCTGGCGCTCCTGGCGATAGGCATCACGGTGATCGCCGTACCGGATGTCGAGCTGCCGCCGTGGGACAGCGCGGCCCCCGGCGACGGCGACGGGATTCGACGCGATGTGACGCGCCTCTCCTGGTCACTGCGCATGCGACGCGGCGTCGTTCCCAGCGCAGGCCTTCGACGTGTGCACGATGTGGCCGCGCGGCGACTCTCCGGCGTCGGCCTCGACGTCGACGACCCGCACGACCGCAACGCTATCGAGGCCCTTCTCGGCCGCAGCGCATACCGGGTTCTGCACCCCGGATCCGGCCGCGGTCCCGGTCTCGTGGCGGTGGTCGACTGCCTCGATCGACTCGATCAGCTCGATGTCGCTACGGCCGCCGATGCGAACACCGACCGACGCGCCGAAACCCGTCTCGCCGTGCGCGGCATCCTCGAACGATTCACTCCCGCATTCCTCGTACCGATCCACAGGAGAAGCAGCAATGACCGATGACACCGTGCACACCGTGAAGCCGATGGCCATTGAAGAAATCTCCCGACTCTCGCGCGACATTCTCGCCGAGGTCGGCACCGTCGTCGTGGGCATGCGCGAGCCGCTCGAACTCGCCCTGGCCGCCGTTCTCGCCGGCGGACACGTACTGTTCGAGGATGTGCCGGGCCTGGGTAAGACCCTGGCGGCCCGCAGCATTGCCACCGCCATCGGCCTCGACTTTCGTCGGCTGCAGTGCACGCCGGACCTGCTGCCCGCCGACATCACCGGCTCATTCGTCTACGCTCCGGCAACCGCCGAATTCGTCTTTCGCCCCGGCCCCATCTTCACGGGACTGTTCCTCGCGGACGAGATCAACCGCACCTCACCCAAGACCCAATCGGCGCTGCTGGAAGCCATGGCAGAGGGCCAGGTGACGGTCGAGGGCACAGGGTTCTCGCTGCCCGTGCCATTTCACGTCATCGCCACGTCGAACCCGATCGAATACGAGGGAACGTACGCACTGCCGGAGGCCCAGCTGGACCGCTTCATGGTACGTCTCGCCGTCGGCTATCCCGATCGCGCCGGGGAAAGCACCGTGCTGCTCAATCGCGTCGCCCGGCAACGAGAGGTCGCCAGCGTTCGCGGCGTCGTCGACGCCAACACCCTGCGCGCGATGCAGGCGGGCGTGGAGACCGTGACCGTCGACCCCGACATCGCGAACTACTGTGTCGATCTCGCCACGGCAACCCGCGCGCACCGCTCCGTGCAGGTGGGCGCCTCGCCCCGCGGTTCCCAGGGGCTGCTGCTCATGGCACGCGCCCGCGCGGTCATGGCCGGACGCGACTTCGTGACCCCCGAGGATATCAAGCTGGTGGCAGTGCCCGTGCTCGCACACCGGCTGTCGCTGACAACGCAGGCCTGGGCCGGCGGCGTGCAGCCCTCCCGCATCGTCGAGGAGGTTGTCGGCGAGGTAGCCGGGCCACCCGTCGTCGGATCGCGGATGCCGTGAGCGAGGCAACCGCATCCGGTTCAAGCGCCGCCGAAACCGTTCCACGCTGGGTGCTGTCGGCTGCGCCTCCGGCCGCGGCCATCGTCTCGGTGCTCCTGGCCGGACTCGGGCTGCTTTCCTCGCAGGTGGCGCTGGTGCTCTTCGCCCTGCCTATCGCCGTGTCGGCCGCCTGGGCGTGGGACCGTCGGCCCCGTGCCGGCGCGCCGGCGCGGGTGACCGCCACGGTGACAGCCCCGCAGGCATCCGCGCAGCAGGCATCACCGCAGCAGGCATCCGCGTATTTGCACTACTCGATAGCATTCGATCTGCCGCCCGACGTGGAATCGGTGCAGCTCCGTCTCGGCACACTCGGCGCCCGCACCAGCGACCTCGTGCTCTCCCGCGCGCGTGCCAGGCACCTCGAGGGCCGCGTACCAGTGTTGCACTCCGGGCCGCAGCAGATTCTGCACATCGAATACCGCCTTCTGGCAACCGAAGCGGCCTTCGTCAGCGCGCCCGCCGAACCGTTCCTGGTGCGCCGTGTCGTCACGCCGCCCTTCGCCGCCATCGCCAGCCTGCCGCTGCCGAGCCGGCTTCTCGGTCTCACCGGAACACACGACTCGTCGCGGCCCGGCGACGGGGGCGAGTTCCACGACATCCATCCCTTCACCCCGGGGGACCGGCTGCGACGCATCGACTGGAAGGCCACGGCCCGGCGGGCACAGCTGCCCGGCGAGCTGTACGTGCGGCGCTCTCACGCCACCGCGGATGCCACGGTGCTGCTGGTCGTCGACAGCCGCGACGACGTCGGCGAGAACGTGGCCGACTGGTCGCGCAGCACCTCCGCGGGCAAGGGGCTCGGCTCCATGGATGTCGCCCGTGAGGCAGCGAGTTCCGTCGCGGCAGGCTACATCAAGGCCGGTGACAGGGTCGGCTTTCAGGATCTGGCCACGCAAAGTCGCCTCATCGCGGCCGGTGCGGGCACCCGGCACCTGCACCGGGTGCTGCGCGCCATCGAGTTGACCCAGCCCTCCGGCGCACCAAGCTATCGACAGCGGCCGCCGCTCGTGACGCCCGGTTCGCTCATCTACGTGTTCTCGACCTTCCTCGACGACGAAGCCGGCCGCATGGCCGAACTCTGGCGTGGGGGAGGCCACCGCGTCATCGGCATCGACGTGCTGCCCACGCCGCGGCTTGACGGGCTACGACACGAGGAGGCCATAGCCCTGCGCATCGTGATGATGGATCGACACGACCGCATCAGGGCCCTGAAGGCGATAGGCGTCGAGGTGCTGAGCTGGCACGAGGATTCCGCATCGGCGTCTGGGTCCTCATCGCGCGAGGCACAGTTTCGCGCGCTCAGCCGGGTCAGGAGCCGACGATGAGCGATCAGCATCAAGCATCCGCCTCGGTCAGCGCTGCGCGTGCGCTGCCGCAACTCGGCGCGTGGGTGCCCGGTTACGTGCTGCGCATCGCGTATGCGGTGACCGCCGCCATAGCCGCCTTGTTGCAGTTTCCCTTGGGCAGTTGGCTCTACCTGGCGCTGCTCGTGGCTCTCGTCGGCGCGCTGCGCCCGCGCACACTCGCGCCGTGGTTCTTCCTGGCGATGACCGGGCTGAGCATGCTCTGGGCGCCGCCGAACACCCACTCCGCGGC
It encodes:
- a CDS encoding AAA family ATPase, which translates into the protein MAIEEISRLSRDILAEVGTVVVGMREPLELALAAVLAGGHVLFEDVPGLGKTLAARSIATAIGLDFRRLQCTPDLLPADITGSFVYAPATAEFVFRPGPIFTGLFLADEINRTSPKTQSALLEAMAEGQVTVEGTGFSLPVPFHVIATSNPIEYEGTYALPEAQLDRFMVRLAVGYPDRAGESTVLLNRVARQREVASVRGVVDANTLRAMQAGVETVTVDPDIANYCVDLATATRAHRSVQVGASPRGSQGLLLMARARAVMAGRDFVTPEDIKLVAVPVLAHRLSLTTQAWAGGVQPSRIVEEVVGEVAGPPVVGSRMP
- a CDS encoding DUF58 domain-containing protein, producing the protein MSEATASGSSAAETVPRWVLSAAPPAAAIVSVLLAGLGLLSSQVALVLFALPIAVSAAWAWDRRPRAGAPARVTATVTAPQASAQQASPQQASAYLHYSIAFDLPPDVESVQLRLGTLGARTSDLVLSRARARHLEGRVPVLHSGPQQILHIEYRLLATEAAFVSAPAEPFLVRRVVTPPFAAIASLPLPSRLLGLTGTHDSSRPGDGGEFHDIHPFTPGDRLRRIDWKATARRAQLPGELYVRRSHATADATVLLVVDSRDDVGENVADWSRSTSAGKGLGSMDVAREAASSVAAGYIKAGDRVGFQDLATQSRLIAAGAGTRHLHRVLRAIELTQPSGAPSYRQRPPLVTPGSLIYVFSTFLDDEAGRMAELWRGGGHRVIGIDVLPTPRLDGLRHEEAIALRIVMMDRHDRIRALKAIGVEVLSWHEDSASASGSSSREAQFRALSRVRSRR